The genomic DNA CCCGTCGACGCTGACGGCAACTTGGTGCGAGTCGGCAGCGACGGCACCGAAGTGGGCGAGATCAACGGCCTGGTGATGGGTGGCCCATCGTGGCGACCAATCAACGACCGGGGCGACATCGTGAACACCACCGGCATGGTTGGCGTTCCTGTCACCGAACCTAACGAACCGCGCCATGGTGACCTACTCGTCATTGACGGAGTGAGGTTCAAAATTCAGGGACTGCCGCAGTGGCAGACACGCGGCCTGGTGGCCACGCCTCCCAGGTTCGACTGGTGGACGATCACCTCGACAGCCAACTAGAAACTTGCCGACCGAAGCGGACCCGGTCGGCAACCAAAACATCCACCGGAGTTTGCGATGGCTCAGGTGGTTGGCGGGACTAATCCACCCGCCGCACGGCCCCGACCTGTTTGAGGATCCAGGTGCGGGACCACGGGGACTATTCACCCCCACGCAGTGCGCCCGTCGTCGCGGTGCGCACCAACGGCCTCCCAGACTCACCTTCAAGATGGGGGGCCGTTGTCGTACGCAATACCTAATATGCCTCTATGAGTCAGATGGCCGAGGATGTCAGTGTCCCAACCTGGAGGGGTAGTGATCAGCCCACTGCTGATCTCCGAACCAATACGCAGCTCTTGCTAACAACGCTTACAGACGCTTTTCGTGGGGCCGCAGACTCCAAAGTCCCAAGTCGTATGCGCGGACAAGACATCGAGATGCTGGCTGATATATTCAATGTTGGACAATGCCGCGCTGTTAGTGATTTTACGAGTGAACTAAGTGAACTCCTCTTCAGCTCTCCACTGGAATTTCCCACTTTCAGTGCAGATGGCGGCGACGTCTACATGATCGAGTTTATGGAAAACTCGCTGCTAGAAGATTTCAATCGGGCAGTGTCCCATTTCTTCACCAAAGCGAGCGAGGGAAACCCACCACCAGAAGCTAATACCCTGACCCACTATCTGCAGACATGGAACGGCCAGCTCAATTCCACAATCCAGCTAGCCGCGCAGAAAGAACACAGAGCGTCGACTAACGCTGCCCTCTACCGCTGGGCCGGTAAGCTGCAGGAGTCCAGCAGCAGGTTCAGTCAGGCACTTGATCTCGCTCAAACAGCAGCTTTTGCGCGCGAGGCCGCTAACGAGGCGGCCCAGGCTAGAGATGCAGCCCGTCGTGCAGCATCCGAAACCGGCGCCTTGATAATGGGTGCCCACTTTTGGCAGATCGCGACCGACGATAGTAAAAAAGCGTGGTATTGGACTCTGGCGGCATTCGGATCGGTAGTTGCCGTGATCGGATCGAGCATCTGGATTGCTTCAAACCTAGATGTGTCGCGATGGAAAGAAACTGTCTTTCACCTTGTCGTGGTTCTACCGATAGTGGGCGCCGCGACGTACGCCTCAAAAATCGCTCGGCATCATCGACTCCTTGCCCGATGGGCCAAGACAGCGTCGGTCCAAATAAATTCTGTCGAGGCATTTTCAAAGCAGCTTTCCTCACCTGAGAACCGTGACAAACTGATTCTTGAAGTGGGTCGGAGCATCTTCTCGACCCCGACGTACGGCGATGATACCAAGGGTGATCAGTTGTCGGCGGTGCCAGTCGAAATACTCGATGCGCTGAAGGAAATTGCACAGAAGCTCCCCAGCCGACCCGTCTGATTCCCCGCGCGAAAACCGTCCTTTCCTCCTCGTCACATCAGCAGTCCTCGAAGATCGGGGCCGCTGTCGCATCTGCGGCCATTCGTCCAGGAGCTGATCAACGCCGCACATCGATGGCACTCCGCCCAGCCCGCGAAGCGATTCACGGATGACGGCCAGAAGTCGAAGTTCACTGTCGATGGTGTCGAGATCTCGCACCAGTCGAACGTAAGCCGGGGCGGCAAATACTGAGCGCACCAGTTTTGGATACCGTGACCTGAAACGTCCCAGCCCTCACACGACGGGGCTGGGACGTTTTGTGGCGCTAGTCCAGCCGCTCGATGATGGCGGCGTTGGCCATGCCGCCGCCCTCACACATCGTCTGCAGGCCGTAACGTCCGCCGCGCCCCTCGAGGGCATTGACCAGGGTGGTCATGATGCGGGCCCCGCTGGCGCCCAGCGGATGCCCGATCGCGATCGCGCCACCGTTGACGTTCGTCTTGCCCAGATCGGCACCGGTGTCGGCCGCCCAGGCCAGCACCACCGGCGCGAACGCCTCGTTGACCTCGAACAGGTCGATGTCCGCCAGCGTCAAACCCGCACGCGCCAAGACCTTCTCGGTGGCCGGGATGACACCGGTCAGCATGTAGAGCGGGTCCGATCCGACCACCGTGGTGGTGTGGATCCGAGCCAGCGGCTTGAGCCCGAGTTTCCGTGCCGTGGCACCGCTGGTGATCATCACCGCCGCGCTGCCGTCGGACAGCGGTGACGAGTTACCCGGGGTGATCTCCCAGTTGATCTGGGGGAACCGTGCGGCGTAGGCCTCGTTGTAGAACGCCGGCTTCAACCCGGACAGGGTCTCGACCGTCGTCCCCGGCCGGATGATCTCGTCGGTGCTCAACCCGGCGATCGGGGCTAGTTCGGCCTCGAACAATCCGTCCTTGGTGGCCCGGGCCGCTTTCTCGTGGCTGCCCGCGGAGAACTCGTCGAGCTGGGCGCGGGAGAATCCCCATTTCGCTGCGATCAACTCGGCGCTGATCCCTTGCGGCACAAGACCTTCGGAGTAGCGCTCGGCGAAGGCCACGCCGAACGGGTCGCTGCCCGGCAATACCGAGGTACCCATCGGCACCCGCGACATGGACTCCACGCCGGCGGCGATCACGATGTCGTAGGCGCCGGCCAGCACGCCTTGGGCGGCGAAGCTGATCGCTTGCTGGCTGCTGCCGCACTGGCGGTCGACGGTGGTCCCGGGAACGGTTTCCGGGAAGCCCGCGCCCAGCAGGGCGTTACGGGCGATGTTGACGGCCTGATCGCCGACCTGGGTGACGGCTCCGGCGATGACGTCCTCGACCAGTACCGGGTCGACGCCGGTGCGGGTGATCAGCTCCCGCAGGCTGTGGGCCAGCAGATCCGCCGGCAGGACGCCGTGCAGCGCGCCGTTGGCTTTGCCTTTGCCGATCGGGGTCCGGACCGCTCCGACGATGACTGCGTCCCGGTCTGCATATCCGGTCATCTTGGCCTCCTGATGCTCCACGCTGAGTATTGTGTTAAGTACCTAGGTATAGCACCTGGGTATAGTTAGAACAACTCAGAGATGGGGTTTGATTCCGTGGGAATGCTGCAGGGCAAGCTGGCCGACCGTGACACCTGGTCTGCGGTGGGGCACTGCCCGATCGAGAGGACGATGGCGTTCGCGGGCACCAAGTCGGCGATGCTGATCATGCGCGAGGCCTTCTACGGCACCACCAGGTTCGACGACTTCGCTCGCCGGGTCGGGATCACCAAGGCGGCGACCTCGGCGCGGCTGTCCGACCTGGTGGCCGCCGGGCTGCTGGCCAAGCGGCCCTATCGCGAGCCCGGTCAGCGGGAACGCGACGAGTACGTCCTCACCGAATCCGGAACGGATTTCATGCCGGTGGTGTGGGCCATGTTCGAGTGGGGCCGCAAACATCTCGGCGACACCGGACTGCGGCTGGCCCACGACGGATGCGGGGCACTGGCCGGAGTCGAAATCCGGTGTGAGCAAGGACACCCCGTGCCGGCCGACGAACTCGTCGTCCGCTTCGAGCGTCCGACGTCGTGACGGTAGGCACACGTGCGCTGGAGATCCTGGCGCGCAGGCCGGCGCATCCGCTGTGGGTCTTCTGGTGGGATTGAGAACGCTACTCTCGGCCCGTGCTGCACTTACGCGTCGTCGCGCCCACCGATCTGCGAGAGCCGATCCTGAACGTCCTCGACCGGGACCCGGGCGTCACCAATGTCGTGGTGCACGCCGGGGATGCGAGAGATCCGGCCGGAGACGAGATCACGGCCATCGTGGTCCGGGAGGCGGCCAACGATGTGGTGGAGCGCCTTAAATCCCTTGATGTGCCGCACTCGGGGGCCATCACCCTTGAGCCACTCGACACCGTCCTGTCCGCAGCGGCCTTTCATGCCGAGGACGCCACCGAGGGAGACGGTGCCGATGCGGTGATCTGGGACGAGTTGGTGTCGCGTACCCGCGAGGAGTCCAGCCTCAACGCGACATATCTGATGTTCCTGTGCATCGCGTGCCTGCTCGCCGCGATCGGCGTCATCACCGACTCCGCGGTCACCGTTGTCGGCGCGATGGTCGTCGGACCCGAGTTCGGGCCGCTGGCGGCGCTGGCGGTCGCGCTGGTGCAGCAGCGGATGTCGCTGGCCCGCCGGGCGGGAGTGGCGTTGCTGGTCGGCTTCCCCGTCGCAATGGCCGTCACCGCCCTCGCCACATTGGGCTTCGAAGCCCTGGGGTGGGTGTCGCTGACCAGCTTCCGCAACCTCCAGGAGGTGGATTTCATCTTCCAGGTGGGCCCCTTCTCGTTGGTGGTGGCTCTGCTCGCCGGCGCGGCCGGGATGTTGTCGCTCGTGTCGGCGAAATCCGCGGCACTCGTGGGTGTCTTCATCTCGGTGACGACGGTTCCTGCGGCCGGTTTCGCGGTGGTCGCCGCGACGGTCGGCGAATGGGACATCGCGGCCCGGTCGGTGCTGCAGTTGGGCGTGAACCTGATGGGCATCACGATGGCGGGTGTCGTGATGCTCGCGCTCTACCGCAGATTCGCGACCCGCTGACGCGAGGGCGCCGTCATAGGTGACTGATGCCCGTGGCGAGGAAGTACAGGCCGACGGCACCGGCGATCACGGCCACCACGAGGCGATGGTGGATGCCCATCCACTCGTAGATCCGCTCGACGCCGGACCTGGTGGCGGCCGGCGCGACCCAGAAACTGATGATCGGAATGATCGCCGCGAGGAAACCGACCAGATTGAACACGACCATCGCGGCCATCTGCTCGGTCACCACGGCGCCCGATGTCAGGGCGGCGGCCATCGCGGCCAGGTAGTACGGGGTGGGGAAACCGTTGATCAGGCCCAGCAGTCCGGCTGCCCACGGCGCCTCGCCGCGCAACGCGGCCTGCATGCCGGCCGGCAGTTTCGACAGGCCCGGAACCGAGTCGTCCGTGGCTGCGGCCGGCGCCGCCCGTCGCGCGCGCACCCGCGTGACCAGGCGTTCGAGGACACCCGTGACGGACAGTACGGCGATCGCCAGCGCCACGACACCGATGCCGATCTCCAGGCTCGGAGGCATGGTGCGCCCGCCGTCGCCGCTGACGTTCTTGAACACGAACACCACCGCGGCGCCCACCGCGACATTGGCGGTGAAGGCGAACAGGAAGAAGGGGAGCAGCAACCGTACCGGCCGTGACCGCGACAGCATGAAGGCAACGACCCCGATTCTGAGCGGATCGACCGCCGCCACAACGGCCATCACCAGCACGGTGCTCCACATCGCCGGCGGCCACATCCCTTCGCCTCGGTTACCTCAACGCTGAATTCAACCAGCGCCGGGCGAATCCGGCCGAATCCGCTGATCTGGGTGCGCCAGCAAGCCCGGATCATCGTCGGGTGCGTACCGTTCTTCACTGATGGTTCTACGTGCGAACGGCTCACCGGAGTCCGCTCAGGCCACCGGTGTTGCCCTGGACACCGGTGGGCGTGGCGACGTCGACGGTATGGACGTCGACGGTGTGCTGGCCGCCTACCGCCGGTCCCGGGCCCAGCGTGCGTTGTTCGAAGTTCGGGACGACGGTTTCGGCGCCGGCTACGACGAGTTGGTCGACGCCTTGGGCAATGTTCGGCCGGCCTGGCGCGAGCTGGCCGCGGGCGTCGGCGAGCGTGGCCGTGACGGCCTGGACCGGCTGCGTGCCGTGGTGCGCGGCCTCGTCGACAACGACGGCATCACCTACATCCAGATGGATCGCCACGGGGACGTGGTCACCGACGATGACGGCACCGCGGTGCCGGGCCCCTGGCATCTTGACGCCCTGCCGCTGGTGCTCTCCGCTACGGACTGGGACTGCCTGGAATCAGGTCTGGTGCAGCGGTCCCGGCTGCTCGATGCGGTGCTGACCGATCTGTACGGCGCCCGCCGCTCGATCACCAGCGGGGTGCTGCCGGCCCGATTGTTGTTCGCCCACCCCGGCTACCTGCGGGCCGCGCGCGGCATCGTGGTGCCCGGACGTCATCAGCTGTTTCTCCATGGCTGCGACGTCAGCCGCGGCGACGACGGCGCGTTCACGGTGAATGCGGACTGGACACAGGCACCCTCGGGTGCCGGCTACGCCTTGGCCGATCGCCGGGTCATCGTGCACGCGGCCCCCGACCTGTATGAGCGGGTCGGCCCGCGCCCCTCCTCGCCGTGGGCTCAGGCCTTGCGACTGGCGCTGCTCGACGCGGCTCCCGAGGCCGCCGAAGAGCCGATGGTCGTGGTGCTCAGCCCCGGGATCCATTCCGAGACTGCCTTCGACCAGGCCTACCTGGCCGGGGTGCTCGGCTTCCCTTTGGTGGAGAGTGCGGATCTGGTGGTCCGGGACGGCACGTTGTGGATGCGGTCGCTGGGCACTCTCAAACGCGTCGACGTGGTGTTGCGCCGGATCGACGCCGACTATGTGGATCCGCTGGATCTGCGCCCCGATTCCCGGCTCGGCGTGGCCGGTCTGGTCGAGGCGTTGCGTCGCGGTTCGGTGACGGTGGTCAACACCTTGGGCAGCGGAATTCTGGAAAGCCCCGGTCTGGCACGGTTTCTGCCGCAGCTGGCCGAGCTGTTGCTCGACGAGAAACCCCAACTGCCGACCGCGCCGATGTACTGGGGCGGGATCGACATCGAGCGCTCCCATCTGCTCACCAAGCTGTCGTCGTTGTTGATCCGGCCGGTGAGCGGAGGCGCCACGATCGTGGGGCCGACACTGGCGACCACCGACCGCGAGGACCTGGCCGCGCGCATCGAAGCCGATCCCGCGCAGTGGGTGGGGCAGGAACTGCCCCAGTTCTCCACCGCACCAACCAATTACCGGTCCACGGGAATGTCGGCGGGCAACGTCGGTATGCGGCTGTTCACCGTGGCCCAGCGCGGCGGGTACGCGCCGATGATCGGTGGACTGGGCTACGTCGTCGCTCCCGGAAATTCTGCCTATCGAATGAACACCCTTGCCGCCAAGGATGTTTGGGTTAACAGTCCGCAACGCGTCACGGCCGAGCGCATCCCGACGGTCTCGGTCGAGCTGGTCTCCGCGGGCGCGGTACCCAGCCCGACCCGGGCGGTCAGCTCGCCGCGGGTGCTGGCCGACCTGTTCTGGATGGGCCGGTACGCCGAACGTGCCGAGGGCATGGCGCGGCTGCTCACCGTCACCCGGGAGCGCTACCACGAATACCGCTACCGCCGGGAACTCGAAGAGAGTCAGTGTGTTCCGGTGCTGCTGGCAGCGATCGGCGCGATCACCGGCACCGACACCGGAGACGCCGCCGATGCCCACGAGATGATCGCGATCGCCCCGACCACGTTGTGGTCGGCCACCGCTGACCGGCATCGGCCGGGATCGCTTGCCCAATCGGTGGAACGGCTCGGGCTGGCCGCCCGGGCGGTCCGTGACCAGATGTCCAACGACACCTGGATGGTGCTGGCCGGTGTCGAACGTGCGGTGATCCGACCATCGGCTGTCCCACCCCAGTCGCCCAATGTCGCAGAGGCCTACCTCGCCACCGCGCACAGCCAGACCCTGGCCGGAATGTTGGCGTTGTCCGGGGTGTCCGCGGAATCGATGGTGCAGGACGTCGGCTGGACCGTGATGGATCTCGGCAAGCGCATCGAGCGCGGGATGGCGCTGACCGCGCTGCTGCGAGCCACCTTGACGACGGTGCGCAGTGCGTCGGCCGAACGCGCGGTGGCCGAGTCGACCCTGGTGGTCTGTGAATCTTCGGTGATCTACCGGCGGCGCAACCCGGGGCAGATCAGCGTCGCCGCGATCGCCGAACTGCTGTTGTTCGACGCCGAGAACCCCAGATCGCTGATCTACCAGTTGGAGCGCATCCGTTCGGACCTCAAGCCCCTGCCCGGAGCATCGGGCTCGTCGCGCCCGGAACGCCTGATCGACGAACTGGCCACCCGGTTGCGTCGTCTCGACCCGGCAGATCTCGAGGAGGTCGCCGCAGACGGGGCCCGAGCCGAACTCGCCGGCCTACTCGACGGTGTGCATGCCGGCCTGCGCGATCTCTCGGGTGTCATCACCGCGGCGCACCTGTCACTGCCCGGCGGGATGCAACCGCTGTGGGGGCCCGACGAGCGGCGGGTAATGCCATGACCGGGCCCAGCGAGTCGGCGGGAACCCGCTGTTACGAGATCACCCACCGCACCGTCTATCGCTATTCCGACGATGTCACCAGCTCTTACGGGCGCGGTTTTCTCACGCCGCGTGACCTGCCGTGGCAGCGGTGCCTGTCCCACCGCCTGGTGATCGACCCGGAGGCGGCCGACAGTTCCACCAGCCGTGACGCTTACGGCAACATCAGTTCGTATTTTCATGTCACCGACCGCCACCGCACCCTGAGCGTCACCGGCCAATCCGTGGTAGAGGTGGATCCCTTTGCGCCTGAACATTATTCGGGCGCATCAGCCAAGGCCCCCTGGGAGTTGGCCCGCCCGATCGGCGGCGATGGTGCGCTGGCCGCGGAGTTCACCCTCGACCTCTCACCGCCGGAGATCACTGGCGCGGTGCGCGAGTACGCCGCACCCAGTTTCGTGCCCGGACGGCCGCTGATCGAGGTGCTTCGTGAACTGACATCGAGGATCTACTCCGACTTCACCTACCGGTCGGGTTCGACGACCGTGTCCACCCAGGTGGCCGAGGTGCTGGCCGCGCGCGAGGGAGTCTGTCAGGATTTCGCCCGGCTGGCCATCGCCTGCCTGCGGGCCAACGGTCTGGCGGCAAGCTATGTCTCGGGTTACCTGGCCACCGATCCGCCGCCCGGTAAGGAACGCATGATCGGGGTGGACGCCACGCACGCCTGGGCATCCGTCTGGACGCCGCAGAACCTCTGGATGGGAATGGATCCCACCAACGATCAGATGGTCGACGAGCGTTACATCGTGGCCGGATTCGGCCGCGATTACGCCGACATCCCCCCGCTCCGCGGCATCATCTACACGGATTCTCTCAGCAGCGTGATCGAGGTGTCCGTCGACGTGGCGCCGTGCCCGCCGGACCGAGGACGGTTGCTGCATGCGTGATTTCAACTGTCCCAACTGTGGACAACGTCTGGCATTCGAGAACAGCCTGTGCCTGTCGTGCCGCAGCGCGCTCGGGTTCTCGCTCGGTGACATGGCGCTGCTGGTGATCACCGATTCCGACCAGAGCGGCCACGCCGGCGCCGTCGATGAGAATCAGTACCGACTGTGCGCGAATCTGCATCTGGCCGAATGTAATTGGCTGGTACGCATCGGTGATGATCCGTTGTGCGCGTCGTGCACGCTCACCAGGACCCGTCCCGCCGATACCGATACCGCGGCGTTGGCATCGTTCGCCGACGCCGAGCAGGCCAAGCGCCGGCTGATCGCCGAACTGCACGAGCTGAAGCTGCCGATCGTCGGCCGCGACGAGGACCCTCGGTTCGGGCTGGCTTTCGACCTGCTCTCCAGCGGGTTCGAGCAGGTGTTCACCGGCCATCACAACGGTGTCATCACCCTGGACCTGGCCGAGGGTGACGATGTACACCGCGAGCAGCTACGGATCGCGATGGACGAGCCGTACCGCACGCTGCTGGGCCACTTCCGCCACGAGATCGGTCACCACTACTTCTATCGGCTGATTGCGCCGTCGGCGGACTACCGCGCCCGGTTCACCCAACTGTTCGGGGACGCCGACGCCGATTATCAGGCCGCGTTGGACCGCCACTACGCACAGGGTCCCCCGTCCGGGTGGGAGGACGACTTCGTCTCGTCCTACGCGACCATGCACGCCGCCGAGGACTGGGCCGAGACCTTCGCGCACTATCTGCACATCCGCGACACCCTGGACACCGCCGCGGCTTTCGGGTTCGCCCCCGCCGGAGCGGCGTTCGGACGACGCTTTCTGGGGCCCGCCGGGTTCGACACGATCATCGAGATGTGGCTGCCGCTCGCGTGGTCGCTGAACATGGTGAACCGGTCGATGGGACACGACGACCTGTACCCGTTCGTGTTGGCGCCCGCGGTGTTGGAGAAGATGCGGTTCGTGCACGCAGTCGTCGACGAGGTCACTGCGGGCTGAGTTAACAGCACCATCACGATGGTATGTCGCAACCCCGCGATCGCCGCAGGCGTTTCTAGGATCGCGGCGTGACTGATCGCTACGGCTCCGACATCCTGTCCCGAAACCCGCACACGCCCAAGCTGACTCGATCGACCGAACAGCCTGCGGAGAAGGGCCTGGTCGTCGAGGACGCCCAGAGTGGTTACGTGGGCGCGGTGGTGCGGATCGAGGGTGGCCGCGTCGAGCTCGAGGACCGCCGCGGCAAGGTGCGGACTTTCCCGATGGGCCCGGGCTTTTTGATCGACGGCAAGCCGGTGAGCCTCGTGGTGCCCAAGCGGGCCGCGGCACCGGCCCGCACGGCGTCAGGATCGGTCGCGGTACCCAGGGCCAAGGCGCGGGTTGCGCTGGCCAGCCGGATCTACGTCGAGGGCCGCCATGACGCCGAGCTCGTCGAGCAGGTCTGGGGCGCTGATCTGCGCATCGAAGGCGTCGTCGTCGAATATCTGGGCGGCGTCGATGACCTGGCCGACATCGTCGCGGAGTTCGCACCCGGACCGGGCCGTCGGTTGGGCGTGCTGGTCGATCACCTGGTCACCGGGTCCAAGGAGGCGCGCATCGCCGAGGCGGTGCGGCGCGGCCCCGGCGGTGAGCACACGCTGGTGGTCGGACACCCGTTCGTCGACATCTGGCAGTCGGTCAAACCGGCCCGGCTCGGGATGAAGGCGTGGCCGACCATCCCGCGCAGTGTGGAGTGGAAGCACGGTATCTGCGACGCGCTGGGCTGGCCGCACCAGGACCAGGCCGACATCGCCCGGGCCTGGCAGCGGATCCGCGGCCAGGTACGCGACTGGAACGACCTGGAGCCCGCGCTGATCGGCCGGGTCGAGGAACTCATCGATTTCGTGACCGCACCGGCGTAGACAGTCATGTCAGCGTGGTAAGCAGAAGACGTGTCCGACAGCTTGTTCGACGTGCCCGGTGAGCCCGCACCCGCGGGTCCCGGTGCGCCGGCCCCCGCTTCGGCGCCGCTGGCGGTGCGGATGCGCCCCGCCGGCCTCGACGAGGTCGTCGGCCAGACCCATCTTCTGCAGGCCGGTTCGCCCTTGCGCCGCCTGGTGGAGGGATCCGGCGCGGCGTCGGTGATCCTCTACGGCCCACCCGGCACCGGCAAGACCACCCTAGCTTCGCTCATCTCGCAGGCCACCGGCCGCCGGTTCGAGGCGCTCTCGGCGCTGAGCGCCGGCGTCAAGGAGGTCCGCGCGGTGTTGGAAAAGGCGCGCATTGCGCTCGTTCATCACGGCGAACAGACCGTGCTGTTCATCGACGAGGTGCACCGTTTCTCCAAGACCCAGCAGGATGCGCTGCTGGCGGCGGTGGAGAACCGGGTCGTGCTGTTGGTGGCGGCCACCACGGAGAACCCGTCGTTCTCGGTGGTCGCGCCGTTGCTGTCGCGCTCGTTGATCCTGCAGCTCCAGCCGCTGACCGCGCCGGACGTCGAGACCGTGCTGCGCCGCGCGATCACCGACCCGCGGGGTCTGGGTGGTGCGGTCGAGGTCACCGACGAGGCCGTCGAGCTCATGGTGCAGCTCTCCGCCGGCGATGCGCGGCGGGCACTCACCGCGTTGGAGGTGGCCGGTGAAACAGCCGGAGCGCCCGGTGGCGTTGTTTCCGTCGAGACCATCGAGCAGTCGTTGGACAAGGCCGCGGTGCGGTACGACCGTGACGGTGATCAGCACTACGACGTCGTCAGCGCCTTCATCAAATCGGTGCGCGGATCCGACGTCGATGCGGCGTTGCACTACCTGGCCCGGATGCTGGTGGCGGGGGAGGACCCACGCTTCGTGGCGCGCCGGCTGATGATCCTGGCCAGCGAGGACATCGGGATGGCCGATCCCACCGCGCTGCAGACCGCGGTCGCCGCCGCCCAGACCGTGCAGCTGATCGGCATGCCCGAGGCGCAGCTGACCTTGGCGCACGCGACCGTGCACCTGGCCACCGCGCCAAAGTCCAATGCGGTCACCACGGCGCTCGGTGCGGCGATGAACGACATCCGGGCCGGCAAGGCCGGATTGGTGCCTCCGCATCTGCGGGACGGTCATTATTCGGGGGCACAGAAACTCGGCAACGCCGTGGGCTACAAATACGCCCATGACCATCCTGATGGTGTTGTGCCGCAACAGTATCCACCAGATGAACTGGTGGGGACGGACTACTAC from Mycobacterium sp. DL440 includes the following:
- a CDS encoding transglutaminase family protein; this encodes MTGPSESAGTRCYEITHRTVYRYSDDVTSSYGRGFLTPRDLPWQRCLSHRLVIDPEAADSSTSRDAYGNISSYFHVTDRHRTLSVTGQSVVEVDPFAPEHYSGASAKAPWELARPIGGDGALAAEFTLDLSPPEITGAVREYAAPSFVPGRPLIEVLRELTSRIYSDFTYRSGSTTVSTQVAEVLAAREGVCQDFARLAIACLRANGLAASYVSGYLATDPPPGKERMIGVDATHAWASVWTPQNLWMGMDPTNDQMVDERYIVAGFGRDYADIPPLRGIIYTDSLSSVIEVSVDVAPCPPDRGRLLHA
- a CDS encoding circularly permuted type 2 ATP-grasp protein, whose translation is MVLRANGSPESAQATGVALDTGGRGDVDGMDVDGVLAAYRRSRAQRALFEVRDDGFGAGYDELVDALGNVRPAWRELAAGVGERGRDGLDRLRAVVRGLVDNDGITYIQMDRHGDVVTDDDGTAVPGPWHLDALPLVLSATDWDCLESGLVQRSRLLDAVLTDLYGARRSITSGVLPARLLFAHPGYLRAARGIVVPGRHQLFLHGCDVSRGDDGAFTVNADWTQAPSGAGYALADRRVIVHAAPDLYERVGPRPSSPWAQALRLALLDAAPEAAEEPMVVVLSPGIHSETAFDQAYLAGVLGFPLVESADLVVRDGTLWMRSLGTLKRVDVVLRRIDADYVDPLDLRPDSRLGVAGLVEALRRGSVTVVNTLGSGILESPGLARFLPQLAELLLDEKPQLPTAPMYWGGIDIERSHLLTKLSSLLIRPVSGGATIVGPTLATTDREDLAARIEADPAQWVGQELPQFSTAPTNYRSTGMSAGNVGMRLFTVAQRGGYAPMIGGLGYVVAPGNSAYRMNTLAAKDVWVNSPQRVTAERIPTVSVELVSAGAVPSPTRAVSSPRVLADLFWMGRYAERAEGMARLLTVTRERYHEYRYRRELEESQCVPVLLAAIGAITGTDTGDAADAHEMIAIAPTTLWSATADRHRPGSLAQSVERLGLAARAVRDQMSNDTWMVLAGVERAVIRPSAVPPQSPNVAEAYLATAHSQTLAGMLALSGVSAESMVQDVGWTVMDLGKRIERGMALTALLRATLTTVRSASAERAVAESTLVVCESSVIYRRRNPGQISVAAIAELLLFDAENPRSLIYQLERIRSDLKPLPGASGSSRPERLIDELATRLRRLDPADLEEVAADGARAELAGLLDGVHAGLRDLSGVITAAHLSLPGGMQPLWGPDERRVMP
- a CDS encoding GAP family protein — encoded protein: MAVVAAVDPLRIGVVAFMLSRSRPVRLLLPFFLFAFTANVAVGAAVVFVFKNVSGDGGRTMPPSLEIGIGVVALAIAVLSVTGVLERLVTRVRARRAAPAAATDDSVPGLSKLPAGMQAALRGEAPWAAGLLGLINGFPTPYYLAAMAAALTSGAVVTEQMAAMVVFNLVGFLAAIIPIISFWVAPAATRSGVERIYEWMGIHHRLVVAVIAGAVGLYFLATGISHL
- a CDS encoding DUF389 domain-containing protein; the encoded protein is MLHLRVVAPTDLREPILNVLDRDPGVTNVVVHAGDARDPAGDEITAIVVREAANDVVERLKSLDVPHSGAITLEPLDTVLSAAAFHAEDATEGDGADAVIWDELVSRTREESSLNATYLMFLCIACLLAAIGVITDSAVTVVGAMVVGPEFGPLAALAVALVQQRMSLARRAGVALLVGFPVAMAVTALATLGFEALGWVSLTSFRNLQEVDFIFQVGPFSLVVALLAGAAGMLSLVSAKSAALVGVFISVTTVPAAGFAVVAATVGEWDIAARSVLQLGVNLMGITMAGVVMLALYRRFATR
- a CDS encoding putative zinc-binding metallopeptidase — encoded protein: MRDFNCPNCGQRLAFENSLCLSCRSALGFSLGDMALLVITDSDQSGHAGAVDENQYRLCANLHLAECNWLVRIGDDPLCASCTLTRTRPADTDTAALASFADAEQAKRRLIAELHELKLPIVGRDEDPRFGLAFDLLSSGFEQVFTGHHNGVITLDLAEGDDVHREQLRIAMDEPYRTLLGHFRHEIGHHYFYRLIAPSADYRARFTQLFGDADADYQAALDRHYAQGPPSGWEDDFVSSYATMHAAEDWAETFAHYLHIRDTLDTAAAFGFAPAGAAFGRRFLGPAGFDTIIEMWLPLAWSLNMVNRSMGHDDLYPFVLAPAVLEKMRFVHAVVDEVTAG
- a CDS encoding helix-turn-helix domain-containing protein; amino-acid sequence: MGFDSVGMLQGKLADRDTWSAVGHCPIERTMAFAGTKSAMLIMREAFYGTTRFDDFARRVGITKAATSARLSDLVAAGLLAKRPYREPGQRERDEYVLTESGTDFMPVVWAMFEWGRKHLGDTGLRLAHDGCGALAGVEIRCEQGHPVPADELVVRFERPTS
- a CDS encoding thiolase family protein, with the protein product MTGYADRDAVIVGAVRTPIGKGKANGALHGVLPADLLAHSLRELITRTGVDPVLVEDVIAGAVTQVGDQAVNIARNALLGAGFPETVPGTTVDRQCGSSQQAISFAAQGVLAGAYDIVIAAGVESMSRVPMGTSVLPGSDPFGVAFAERYSEGLVPQGISAELIAAKWGFSRAQLDEFSAGSHEKAARATKDGLFEAELAPIAGLSTDEIIRPGTTVETLSGLKPAFYNEAYAARFPQINWEITPGNSSPLSDGSAAVMITSGATARKLGLKPLARIHTTTVVGSDPLYMLTGVIPATEKVLARAGLTLADIDLFEVNEAFAPVVLAWAADTGADLGKTNVNGGAIAIGHPLGASGARIMTTLVNALEGRGGRYGLQTMCEGGGMANAAIIERLD
- a CDS encoding DUF3097 domain-containing protein produces the protein MTDRYGSDILSRNPHTPKLTRSTEQPAEKGLVVEDAQSGYVGAVVRIEGGRVELEDRRGKVRTFPMGPGFLIDGKPVSLVVPKRAAAPARTASGSVAVPRAKARVALASRIYVEGRHDAELVEQVWGADLRIEGVVVEYLGGVDDLADIVAEFAPGPGRRLGVLVDHLVTGSKEARIAEAVRRGPGGEHTLVVGHPFVDIWQSVKPARLGMKAWPTIPRSVEWKHGICDALGWPHQDQADIARAWQRIRGQVRDWNDLEPALIGRVEELIDFVTAPA